The DNA window TTTCACCAAATCGTAGACATAAATATGGAAATCATCATCAAACTTGATGAAATAGACAAGACGGTTTGGCTTCTACTTGATGAATGACCATGCCAGTCCTTTTAGAGCCATCTTCTTTGGCATATTCCACTTGTTTGCCTACCAGGCTGTCCACAACTTCTCCTGGTTCCCTTTCTGCTGGAGGTGAATCATTAGAATCGGGCATAATGCGAAGGTCGCCTTCTTTATAATCATCTAAGAGCTGGTACATGTACAAGACAGGATCTTTTTCATAGGTGATGTAAAACCATGTGTTCATTATAGGGGCGCGTGCTAAGACCATTCCCCTCCACTCGTCTTTAGAGCCATCCTCGGTCTCAAACATGTGCTCCACTGCTTTGCCAATCATTGTGTCAGCTAGGTGTGCATCACTGATTCGAGATGTTGCAACTCTATCAGGGAGGACTTCAAGCGCAGAAACTCTTTCATCTTTATTAAGTTCTAGTCCATAAACACAGTCAAATCCATCGTATTTTATAAGATACAAAGAAGGATTTACAGGCACCTGGTCCAGAACGGTTCCTTTCCACTGGGTGATGGGGCCATTCCCCTCTTTCCACCCATGCTGAATCCTGCAGCCTACGATGTTCCGCCGGGGCTGGGAAACGGGTTTGCTCGGCCCCACACTGCTCCGATGTTTTTTGTGGGATGTCCGTTTCTTCATCATGCTTGCAGATACACCAGCATGGCCTGCATCAGCTCTGGACCGCTGGCCAGGTGTCTTCCCGAATGGGGTCTTCATTCATCTGTATTTAAGTGAGCAGCAGAGCTGCTGGACTAGGGTGAAAATTCAGTATGCTCCAATTTGAAACTTTTCACAGAATTTCAATGTTCTTGTTAATCCATCATCCCAAGCGCCTTTTTTTAATAAGTTCAGCAAAAATACGTGAAATCCTAAGTACTCTGCCGGCCACCTAGGCCGCCGTCGGCAGCCCGCGGGCCCTGCCGTCCCGCGCCGCGCTCCCGCCCCGGCCCAACCGAGCCAGACGGCGCCGCCCCGCccctccattatggtttatcataggatattgaatatagttccctgtgctatacagtaggaccttgttgtttatccgttctctgtatcatagtttgcatctgctaatcccaaactcccagtccatccctcccccaaccccctcccccttggccaccaccagtctgttttcgatgtccatgattctgtgtctgtttcatagataggttcatttgtgtcatattttagattccacatataagtgatatcatatagtattcgtcttctctttctggcttacttcatttagtatgataatctctaggtccatccatgttgctgcccatggcattattttgttcttttttatggctgagtggtattctgTTGtacatatgtatcacatcttctttatccattcatctgtcattggacatttaggttgtttccatgtcttggctattgtgaatagtgctgcagtgaacataggggtgcatgtatctttttgaattagagttttgtccagttatatacccaggagtgggattgctgggtcatatggtagttctattttaagttttcttttttaaaatatttatttatttatttggctgtgccaggtcttagttgcagcatgcgggatcttagttgctgcatgtcaACTCTTAGTTTATCATAGAGTTTtcgcccctggaccaccagggaagtcccagtagttctgtttttagttttctgaggaaactccatactgttctccatagtaattttaccaacttacattcctaccaacagtgtaagagcgttccctattctccacaccctctgcagcatttgttatttatagactttttgaggatggccattctgcccaGAGTGAGGAgttacctctttgtagttttgattttcatttctctaggaattAGCAATAGAAAACGGCTTTTAAAGGAAGGCTGCTGCTGCCCTTTGGAGGTGGTTCATCATCATCCTCACCGTCATCACACAGCCTCACCTGTGGTGTTCACAGTTAGCTCCTGGGCTCGCCCATCTCTTTCACTGATCCGTGAAGATGGTGTTGGTACCCACAGCTCTGAGCTCCCACAGCACTTTATTGTCACTGCTGGACAGGATCTGTTGAATCAGTGGAGTATCCCCATACCATGGAATCTGCCACAtcacagagtctcaatggaaacTTGCTTAAATTAATTCACAAATAAATCATGCATGAGTGAATGTATGATGATGATTTGTTTCCCATGTCAGCCCTATCAATGGGAATTCCTGTGAAggtcttattttctatttgtcctgTTTTATCTGATTCCAGTTAGTTTTCACTGGAAACTGATTTCCTCTTAACTCATTAAACTTAACTGTAAGATTGATATTCTCTGGAGAAAAACAACTGCTGAGATTTTTTTGTCTTACCCCAAGTAGATTCAGTggtatttgtgaaaaaaaaaaagtaactgaaaCCAAACTTCAGATTATTCCTTGCCTGTCTGATAACTCTTAACCGTAGCTGGGTGTTTGTTTCCCTGCTTCGTGTCCCAGGTGGCTTTAGGGAGAACAGAGGGCTTCCAGAGTTAAGCACATTGGTCTTGACCCAGTTGCAGCAGTAAGCCCAGCCCCCAAGCAGTTCTATTCTAGCATCTTAAGCTGTCTAGGGAATTCCATTGGGAccctaatgtataacatggtttCTAACTACAGGGAGTTCAGAGGTTTATGAACCCCGTGAAATAAAGCACAGTATAGTATGACAATATGCCCAGGCATTTTCTTGGGGTGTGCTCATAATCCCCAGCTTTCCTCAGACTCTCAAATACTCTCAAAGGGATCCATGATCCTTCCCACttccaccaccaaaaaaaaaaaaaaaaggttaagaacacTTGATTGAAAGACTCTAGCCCACTTAAAGAATGTGCTTTCTTATGACTAACATATTTTACTTTTCCCAGAACTGCTATGTAGCAGTAATAAATATGTAACCCTCCAAACTGCCTGGCAGCAGACTTCAAATTAGACAAGTCTATGGTGTGACTCATGGAACTTTCTCATGCTTTTGCATTCATTAATCAGGAAAATCCCGTGTAACTGTTTCACGCTTCTGAAGACAGTAATCAGGAAAATCCTGGAGGAGACTGTGGTTTTAAAGGATGCTAAATCAGGTTACAATCATGTGTACCCTGACAGTATGTTTTTCCTCTCTGGAATTTCCTCCTGGGGGTGGTCTGTGCTTCTCGCTTCCAAAACTTATATCAACATCCTCTTGGACCTGGGAGTGTAAgccactaatttttattttatgtcattttgtacaaaggagaaaaggaaccATCATAAGCCATGGAAAATCTTCCCGGGGTACAAGCAGGACCAGATTTTTAGTTCTCACCTTGTGCTGTAAACCTGGAAACTAAACTCGCTGGTTTCCCCTCAGTGCCTGTCTTTGAGATGCTCAGTGTAAACTCAACTATGCTTCCCAGCTGCCTATTCCAAGTTAGATGGCCAAGGTAGTTTGTTTTGCCGTGGTTGGGTTTGATTTATTGGTAACAGAGTTGCACACACTTAGGCAAGGGTGCAGGtgcttaaaatacttttttaatacTTAAAGAACAGCCTGTGCTTTGCTGCTACTCAGCTGTGGCAGGACAAAGGATGCTCCCTAAAGTTTCATGAAATGGGAAAAGTAGGAGTTGTTGAATCATATAAATTCATCTGccatgtcttttttccatttccttgcaACATAGCACGGTGACCATGAGCACACATTCTGGATTCCAAATGTCtgggtttgaaccccagctctgccacttaggaGTTACACAACTTTGGGCAAATTTTAGGATGTCTACCATCCTCACCTAGAGTAGAGGTGCGAACCTCCCAGGGTTTACAGGAAAATGAGTTATTTGCAAAGTTCTTAGAAGACTGCCTGACATGGACAAATTGTAACATACGTATTCTTAAAGTAAATCTGATTATGGAGAGTAATATTGGCGTTTGCATGGATACATCCAACCAGGGTCAAACCTGAGAAGCCGATTATCACCATTGAACCAGTTGGCGGTGGCAAGTGTTTGTTGCTTTGCtttttgggttttgggtttttttaatcttttccatCCATCTCTTCTGAGGGCAAGGTTTTCCTTGGCTGGCCTCCCCGTGCTCCAAGGGCTTTCAGATCTGAGATACTCTGAAGGAATCTCTGTGTTTTAACCCCTTTGTCACACACTGAGTCAATTCAATCAGAGCCACTTAGCCTCGTCTTGACAGGCGTTTCTCTGGCTGGAGggggttttgcttgtttgtttgcccTGCCGCCACCTGCGGTGGACTTCCACTCCGATCTGACCTTGTTCTTTTAAGTATCATGATTCCACAGGCAGCATCCGCAAGTCATTTTTGAGAAGAGCCATTTGTATGTCACTATAATGCTTCTGATTAAAAATaacttgaacaaaaaagaaagcaagatacTGTGGACACAATACTTTTCACCCTCATAATTAGATAACATAGTTCTAATGTAAGAATCACAAGATTTCAGTTCAGTCATGCAAATTGTGTCCTAGAAGCTCATGAAATACTCTTGCGCCAGAACACAGAGAGTGATTTTGTTTGCATTGTGATTAGGTCTCTTTTTTATGGGATGCATCTATAGTAGACTTAGCTATtattaattgggaaaaaatggtaAGCAGGAACTCAGAAAAAGACTTTTTAATCAATCCTTACATAGAAAATGGTCAATATCATTCTTGGAAATGtccttttattttagaaaaatacattCTCTATTTGCAAGTTAATAGAAAGGAGTTGTAGTAAAGATTACTGACTGCAACATTTATTTCTCCCTGATATTTATTCTGATCACATCTAGTTTTAAGCAGAATAAATGGTGTGTCTCCAGAAATGTTAGTGATTGAACAGAGCCACTCTGAGTTTTTCAAAAAGAAGTATTTGAAGAATTTTAGAATTGTCTAACCCAGTTTCTTTATCTTTCGGATGAGAAACTTGAGACCCACAGAGCTTAGTAATTGCACCCAGCTAAGTGAAAGCAGAGAACGAAAGCTAATTTTCAGGGAAACTACACAAGGAGAATTTCTTAAAGTTtacattttgacatttttttctgctttgtttacAGTAAGTATGCATAGTGGGGTTTTTTATTGAggtttaattgacatataacattatattggcTTCAGGTGTACATCATGATTCTATATTGATGTACGtcgtgaaatgatcaccacaataagtctagttaccctCTGTCACCATATAAAGTTAGCTTTCAGGACTTACCCTCTTGGCAGCTTTCAAGTATGCGCTACAATATTATCGACTATAGTCACCgtgctgtacgttacatccccatggcttttctattttataaatgtaagtttgtaccttttgaccccctttacccatttcacccactttcctccctcttcccctctggcaaccaccattctgttctttgcatctatgatttttgttttgttttggtttgtttgttcattttttagatttgtttttagattccatatgtaagtgaaattgtacactatttgtctttttctgacttatttcacttagcataattccctcaAGTTCTATCCatattgttacaaatggcaaaagatttcattcttttttatgggtcaGTAGTATTCCACTgggtatatgtaccacatcttctttatgcattcctccattgatgggcacttaggttgtttccatatcttagttattataaataatgcagcACTAAACATAGGGGTACATCTTTTCAATTTGGTGGCTTTGTTTGCTTcgggtaaatacccaggagtggaaatctgggtcagatggtagttctcattttaattttttgaggaatttccatactgttctccataatggctgcaccaatctacaccCCACCAGCacgaggattcccttttctccgcatcgTCACCAatacttatttcttgtcttttcagtgatggccatcctgacaggtgtgaggtggtacctcattgtggttttgatttgcatttccctgatgattagcatcttttcaactgtctgttttaaaaataacctattttaaagaaaaaaatggttggaTATGATTTACGTtaaagagaagataaaaacaGCCTGGATTTGATGGCAAATGTTGATGAgtaatgagaaaagaaatcaaaa is part of the Mesoplodon densirostris isolate mMesDen1 chromosome 5, mMesDen1 primary haplotype, whole genome shotgun sequence genome and encodes:
- the LOC132490826 gene encoding spindlin-1-like, which translates into the protein MKTPFGKTPGQRSRADAGHAGVSASMMKKRTSHKKHRSSVGPSKPVSQPRRNIVGCRIQHGWKEGNGPITQWKGTVLDQVPVNPSLYLIKYDGFDCVYGLELNKDERVSALEVLPDRVATSRISDAHLADTMIGKAVEHMFETEDGSKDEWRGMVLARAPIMNTWFYITYEKDPVLYMYQLLDDYKEGDLRIMPDSNDSPPAEREPGEVVDSLVGKQVEYAKEDGSKRTGMVIHQVEAKPSCLFHQV